From the Jilunia laotingensis genome, the window GTTCTAATGCATTGGGAGGGGTGATCAATATCATCACCAAAAGTGCCAATCGTCCTTTTACGGGGAATGTGAACGCACGATATGCCGGCTCAAACGGACAAAAGTATTCAATAGGTGCAGGTACTAAACAAAGCCGCTTTTCTTCTTATTCCAATCTGACCTACCGCACCAGAGACACCTACACTGTCGGTGATGACGAAGGGAAAAAAAACACAATCGTCAATCCCGATGGCAGCATAGGAGGAGAAACCATCGACAATGTGCAGTCAACTACCGTCTATGGCTATCAGATATGGGATGCCTCACAAAAATTCGGATATTCATTCACGGACAAACTGAGCGCAGAACTAAAAGGATCTTTCTATCACAACCAACGGGATATCCGTACCGGGAAAGTATACCAGGATTTATTCATCGATTACGCTGTTAATGCCAAAGTAAAGTACTTATTCAATATTAATCACCAGCTGGAAGCATCGTATATATACGATAACTATAAAAAGGACAAGAATTACTTTAATGCAGGATTTACCCGTACCGATTACCGGAATCGTACGCAATCCGCCCGTATCAGCTATACGGGGATCATGGGCGACCATACGTTGAGTGCGGGCATTGAAACCAATCTGGAATATCTGAAACATTATATGATGAAAGACAGTGCCGACGCCAGCATGGAAACTTACGTACTCTATCTGCAAGAGGATTGGAAAGTGACAGACCGGGTAAACCTGATAGCCGGGCTACGAAGTGATTATCATGACAAATACGGACTGCACGTCACTCCCAAACTTTCGACAATGTATCGTCCCTGTGAAGTATTCACCCTGCGCGCCTCCTACTCCATGGGATTCCGGTCTCCTTCATTGAAAGAGTTATACCAAGAATATTTTATGGGCGGATTCATGTGGTTATATGGTAATCCGGATTTGAATCCGGAAACAAGCCATCAGTTCGCTTTAAGTGCAGAAGCTGAAAAAGGCGGGTTCAATGCCTCCGTCTCCGCCTATCACAATCGTTTTAGAGACAAGATAGGTTACGCCAGGGCAGACGGAGGAATGAAATATGTAAATGCGGAAAAAGCCCGTACTACCGGAGTGGAAGGTATCATACGCTATCGAATGGAATTCGGACTCATGCTGACCGGATCTTATGCTTATGTGAACGATTATGAAGAGATAGACGGACACAATGCGTCATCGGTACGCCCCCATAGTCTGACCTTCAATGCTTCGTACAACCATAAATTCGGGAAGATAGGAGTCAATGCAGCTTTGAACGGACAATGGACTTCCAAATTAAGCACCTATTCTATCAATCAAGATCAGACTTATGAACGGGTTTCTTATGATCCGCGCACCCTCTGTTCATTCAATGCCGGAGTCCAGTTGCCGAGAGGAATTAGCCTGAACTTCGGTATAGACAATCTCCTGAATTATAAAGACAAAGCCGCAGACAGTTCATTACAAC encodes:
- a CDS encoding TonB-dependent receptor, yielding MKISKLLCIMTSVMLLSVWNTTAQADDYNGDNAIVKRTIKGVVLDETGTALPGASIIVEGTTIGAGTNAKGEFTLQLREKGAQRLRISFTGYETQEYLVDASDNSLVTIRLTPSENLLTEVVVTGSHTEKPLKETPVLTRVISQRDIQTLNPMDIETLLQYELPGLQIGYDNMSQLPTITYQGVGGEYLLFLVDGERISGEGSDHNVDFTRFNIDDIERIEVIKGSQSTLYGSNALGGVINIITKSANRPFTGNVNARYAGSNGQKYSIGAGTKQSRFSSYSNLTYRTRDTYTVGDDEGKKNTIVNPDGSIGGETIDNVQSTTVYGYQIWDASQKFGYSFTDKLSAELKGSFYHNQRDIRTGKVYQDLFIDYAVNAKVKYLFNINHQLEASYIYDNYKKDKNYFNAGFTRTDYRNRTQSARISYTGIMGDHTLSAGIETNLEYLKHYMMKDSADASMETYVLYLQEDWKVTDRVNLIAGLRSDYHDKYGLHVTPKLSTMYRPCEVFTLRASYSMGFRSPSLKELYQEYFMGGFMWLYGNPDLNPETSHQFALSAEAEKGGFNASVSAYHNRFRDKIGYARADGGMKYVNAEKARTTGVEGIIRYRMEFGLMLTGSYAYVNDYEEIDGHNASSVRPHSLTFNASYNHKFGKIGVNAALNGQWTSKLSTYSINQDQTYERVSYDPRTLCSFNAGVQLPRGISLNFGIDNLLNYKDKAADSSLQLPQKGISYVGTVNINLADMFNL